From the genome of Haloterrigena sp. KLK7, one region includes:
- a CDS encoding glutathione S-transferase family protein, with the protein MNMLVDGEWRTDAYEANDDDGSFQRQETTFRDRIRDDPDATFQPEAGRYHLYVSYACPWAHRTLVTRALKGLEDAISVSVVDPYRDEGGWQFSPEKEGCTRDHVHGADYLRELYVEADPDATCRVTVPVLWDKREDTIVNNESKEIMRMLDTEFEDYAQRDVDLFPEGYRDEVDRIIDEIYEPINNGVYRAGFATRQGPYDEAVDDLFAALDHWDDVLGDQRYLAGDRLTEADIAMFTTLIRFDNVYHTHFMCNVQYIREYENLWPYLRDLYQTGVDDRREGTPDGRTGSGARRDPGERLDEANGEERPVSEAIRESGVAETVDMDHIKEHYYTTHPDVNPNGIVARGPDLDLEAPHDRDELAGGPPSDLVAASADD; encoded by the coding sequence ATGAATATGCTCGTCGACGGCGAGTGGCGAACCGACGCGTACGAGGCCAACGACGACGACGGCTCGTTCCAGCGCCAGGAGACGACGTTTCGCGACCGGATTCGGGACGATCCCGACGCGACGTTCCAGCCCGAGGCCGGACGGTACCACCTCTACGTCTCCTACGCCTGCCCGTGGGCCCACCGCACGCTCGTGACGCGGGCGCTGAAGGGACTCGAGGACGCGATCTCGGTCTCCGTGGTCGACCCCTACCGCGACGAGGGCGGCTGGCAGTTCTCCCCCGAGAAGGAGGGCTGTACCCGCGACCACGTCCACGGCGCCGATTACCTGCGGGAGCTGTACGTCGAGGCCGATCCGGACGCGACCTGTCGCGTGACGGTGCCGGTCCTCTGGGACAAACGGGAGGACACTATCGTCAACAACGAGTCGAAGGAGATCATGCGGATGCTCGACACCGAGTTCGAGGACTACGCACAGCGAGACGTCGACCTCTTCCCCGAGGGGTATCGCGACGAGGTCGACCGGATCATCGACGAGATCTACGAGCCGATCAACAACGGCGTCTACCGGGCCGGCTTCGCGACCAGACAGGGGCCCTACGACGAGGCCGTCGACGACCTCTTCGCGGCGCTCGATCACTGGGACGACGTGCTGGGCGACCAGCGGTACCTCGCCGGCGACCGGCTGACCGAGGCCGACATCGCGATGTTCACGACGCTGATCCGGTTCGATAACGTCTACCACACGCACTTCATGTGTAACGTGCAGTACATCCGCGAGTACGAGAACCTCTGGCCGTACCTGCGCGATCTCTACCAGACGGGCGTCGACGACCGAAGGGAGGGGACGCCGGATGGACGAACGGGGAGCGGTGCGAGGCGCGACCCGGGGGAGCGCCTCGACGAAGCGAACGGGGAGGAACGACCCGTGAGCGAAGCGATCCGTGAGTCAGGCGTCGCCGAGACGGTCGACATGGACCACATCAAGGAACACTACTACACGACCCATCCGGACGTGAATCCCAACGGGATCGTCGCGCGAGGGCCCGATCTCGACCTCGAGGCGCCCCACGACCGCGACGAACTGGCGGGCGGTCCGCCGTCGGATCTGGTCGCGGCCAGCGCAGACGACTGA
- a CDS encoding alcohol dehydrogenase catalytic domain-containing protein, which produces MRAAAFTDLIGPEGVSVIERDDPDPGPGEAAVDVAACAINRHDLWILEGDSAMVDADDLPFVTGLDVAGVVSEVGDDVSAVEPGDRVVLCPNETCGSCRFCREGPENLCERFSLYHGGLAETARVEADRLVALPDGVDATTAAAIPTAYMTAFHMLRRADVGPGDLVFVPGATGGVGVAAVQLADILGARAIGTSSSESKLERVSELGLDHAIQATEPDEIREAVADIGTPDAVINHLGGEYTRLGQDVMRRGGTMVICGRTAGGESTIDVPDLFLGHKRVVGSTMGTQDDLRRLVDLTADGDLSPVIDETFSLEETADAFATMQDRESVGKLVVEP; this is translated from the coding sequence ATGCGAGCAGCAGCCTTCACCGACTTGATCGGTCCCGAGGGAGTGAGCGTGATCGAGCGGGACGACCCCGATCCCGGCCCGGGCGAGGCCGCGGTCGACGTCGCGGCCTGCGCGATCAACCGCCACGATCTGTGGATCCTCGAGGGCGATTCGGCGATGGTCGACGCCGACGACCTCCCGTTCGTGACGGGGCTGGACGTCGCCGGCGTCGTCAGCGAGGTCGGCGACGACGTCAGCGCCGTCGAACCGGGCGACAGGGTCGTCCTCTGTCCGAACGAGACCTGCGGCTCCTGTCGGTTCTGCCGCGAGGGACCGGAGAACCTGTGCGAGCGCTTCTCGCTGTACCACGGCGGACTCGCCGAGACGGCCCGCGTCGAGGCCGATCGGCTCGTCGCGCTCCCGGACGGCGTGGACGCGACGACCGCCGCCGCGATTCCGACCGCGTACATGACCGCGTTCCACATGCTCCGCCGGGCCGACGTCGGGCCGGGCGACCTCGTCTTCGTCCCCGGTGCGACCGGCGGCGTCGGCGTCGCCGCCGTCCAACTCGCCGATATCCTCGGCGCCCGCGCGATCGGGACCTCCTCGTCGGAATCGAAACTCGAGCGCGTCTCCGAACTGGGCCTCGATCACGCGATTCAGGCGACCGAGCCCGACGAAATCCGCGAGGCGGTCGCGGATATCGGCACCCCAGACGCGGTGATCAACCACCTCGGCGGCGAGTACACTCGGCTCGGCCAGGACGTCATGCGCCGCGGCGGGACGATGGTGATCTGCGGCCGCACGGCCGGCGGCGAGTCGACGATCGACGTGCCGGACCTCTTCCTCGGCCACAAGCGCGTCGTCGGGTCGACGATGGGCACACAGGACGACCTGCGTCGGCTCGTCGATCTGACCGCCGACGGCGACCTCTCGCCCGTGATCGACGAGACGTTTTCGCTCGAGGAGACGGCCGACGCCTTCGCGACCATGCAGGACCGAGAGAGCGTCGGCAAACTCGTCGTCGAACCCTGA
- a CDS encoding calcium/sodium antiporter, giving the protein MTVIADVALLAAGIAALWFGARWLVDGASRLATSVGISPLVVGLTVVAFGTSAPEVTVSVTAALEGQGDVSVANVVGSNVFNLGVILGIVAVIAPFRVTNALLRRDALAMIGTTLVGAVVLSDRHASRLEGAVLLALLGCYLGAIGLAIRRADGSDIATDGLVAVPSGGADGATVSVGREGVRLLAGLALVVAGGRALVGSATAIALSLGISPWLVGATVVAAGTSLPELVTSVVAARRGDMGIAAGNVIGSNVFNILGVLGVAAVVRPMTVDPAVQRSLAWLVVVTAIGTALLATARRVTRREGVALVAIGLGYWLASALGLG; this is encoded by the coding sequence ATGACAGTCATCGCGGACGTCGCGCTGCTCGCTGCCGGGATCGCCGCCCTCTGGTTCGGTGCCCGCTGGCTCGTCGACGGGGCCTCGAGACTGGCGACGTCGGTCGGTATCTCCCCGCTCGTCGTCGGTCTCACGGTCGTCGCGTTCGGAACCTCGGCGCCGGAGGTCACCGTCTCAGTGACCGCCGCGCTCGAGGGCCAGGGCGACGTCTCGGTCGCCAACGTCGTCGGGTCGAACGTGTTCAACCTCGGAGTGATCCTCGGTATCGTCGCCGTTATCGCCCCGTTTCGCGTCACGAACGCGTTGCTCCGCCGCGATGCGCTCGCAATGATCGGGACGACACTGGTCGGTGCGGTCGTCCTCTCGGACCGTCACGCGTCGCGACTCGAGGGGGCGGTGCTGCTCGCCCTGCTGGGTTGCTATCTCGGCGCGATCGGGCTGGCGATCCGGCGAGCCGACGGCAGCGATATCGCGACCGACGGCCTCGTCGCCGTCCCGAGCGGCGGGGCCGACGGAGCGACGGTCTCCGTCGGTCGCGAGGGCGTCCGCCTGCTCGCCGGCCTCGCCCTCGTCGTGGCGGGCGGTCGCGCGCTGGTCGGTTCGGCGACGGCCATCGCCCTCTCGCTGGGGATCTCGCCGTGGCTCGTCGGCGCGACGGTCGTCGCCGCCGGCACGTCGCTGCCGGAACTCGTGACGTCGGTCGTCGCGGCGCGCCGCGGCGACATGGGGATCGCCGCGGGCAACGTCATCGGCTCGAACGTGTTCAACATCCTGGGCGTGCTCGGCGTCGCCGCGGTCGTCCGCCCGATGACCGTCGATCCGGCCGTTCAGCGCAGCCTCGCGTGGCTGGTCGTCGTGACCGCCATCGGGACGGCGCTGCTCGCGACCGCCCGACGCGTGACCCGACGGGAAGGGGTCGCGCTCGTCGCGATCGGCCTCGGATACTGGCTCGCCAGCGCCCTCGGCCTCGGCTGA
- a CDS encoding DUF4147 domain-containing protein → MIEDRERAATTDARDLALECVETGIEAGHPRRVIREAVTVEGSETPAESRDGGATGDTLRIGDDGYDLAAYDEVVVLGGGNAAAQVAAALEDALGDRIDGGVVVTDDPVETERVTVLEGDHPVPSERGVESTRELLAAADAADEGTLVLAAITGGGSALMPAPAGEVTLEALQETTNALLECGADIGEINAVRKHCSALKGGRLARRAAPATVVSLVLSDVVGNDLSVIASGPTAPDASTFDDALAVVDRYGIDVPDAVADRLERGADGEIDETPGPDDPAFETVSNHVVADGMTVLEAARDAAAERGYETLLLSSRVRGEAREAATTHVAVAEEVLATGTPVSTPAVILSGGETTVTVRGDGTGGPNQEFATSAALDLEGGITVAAVDTDGIDGATDVAGAIVDETTVDDAERARETLAANDVFPYLEERGELIRTGPTGTNLNDLRVLVVG, encoded by the coding sequence GTGATCGAGGACCGCGAGCGGGCGGCGACCACCGACGCGCGCGATCTCGCTCTCGAGTGCGTCGAAACCGGCATCGAGGCCGGCCATCCGCGGCGCGTGATCCGCGAGGCGGTGACCGTCGAGGGGAGCGAGACTCCGGCGGAGTCTCGAGACGGCGGAGCCACCGGCGACACCCTCCGAATCGGCGACGACGGCTACGACCTCGCGGCCTACGACGAGGTCGTCGTCCTCGGCGGCGGGAACGCCGCCGCACAGGTGGCCGCGGCCCTCGAGGACGCCCTCGGCGATCGGATCGACGGCGGCGTCGTCGTCACGGACGACCCCGTCGAGACCGAGCGCGTCACCGTTCTCGAGGGCGACCACCCGGTGCCCAGCGAGCGCGGCGTCGAGAGCACCCGCGAACTGCTCGCGGCCGCCGACGCTGCCGACGAGGGGACGCTCGTGCTGGCGGCGATCACCGGCGGCGGGAGCGCGCTCATGCCCGCCCCCGCGGGCGAGGTCACCCTCGAGGCGCTCCAGGAGACGACGAACGCGCTCCTCGAGTGCGGCGCCGACATCGGCGAGATCAACGCGGTCCGGAAACACTGCTCGGCGCTGAAGGGCGGCCGACTGGCCCGCCGGGCGGCCCCCGCGACGGTCGTCTCGCTGGTCCTGAGCGACGTCGTCGGCAACGATCTGAGCGTGATCGCCAGCGGTCCGACGGCCCCCGACGCGTCGACCTTCGACGACGCGCTCGCGGTCGTCGATCGGTACGGGATCGACGTACCCGACGCCGTCGCCGACCGCCTCGAGCGCGGCGCAGACGGCGAGATCGACGAGACGCCGGGCCCCGACGATCCCGCCTTCGAGACCGTGTCGAACCACGTCGTCGCCGACGGGATGACGGTCCTCGAGGCGGCCCGCGACGCGGCCGCCGAGCGGGGGTACGAGACGCTGCTCCTCTCCTCGCGGGTCCGTGGCGAAGCTCGGGAGGCGGCCACGACCCACGTCGCCGTCGCCGAAGAAGTGCTGGCGACGGGGACCCCCGTCTCGACGCCGGCGGTGATCCTCTCGGGCGGCGAGACGACGGTGACGGTGCGGGGCGACGGAACGGGCGGGCCGAACCAGGAGTTCGCGACGAGCGCCGCCCTCGACCTCGAGGGCGGGATCACCGTCGCCGCCGTCGACACGGACGGGATCGACGGTGCGACCGACGTCGCGGGGGCGATCGTCGACGAAACGACCGTCGACGACGCCGAGCGGGCCCGCGAGACGCTCGCGGCCAACGACGTCTTCCCCTACCTCGAGGAGCGCGGGGAACTGATCCGCACCGGACCGACGGGGACGAACCTGAACGATCTGCGCGTGCTGGTCGTCGGGTAG
- a CDS encoding NAD(P)-dependent oxidoreductase yields MTEIAITGASGRVGRQSVEAFDEENLTLFSHSETEDLDAEPLEIANRDEFVGALEGRDIDVLIHLAANPDPRAEWDEVREPNVDGVYNAFEAAAQNDLERIVFASSNHAVNMGNVVSPIRPESTVGKPDIVRPDDEMNPDTYYGVTKVFGEAMGHYYANRHGLDVVNLRIGWLLSEDELEEEIADRDAAGERYARAMWLSPDDCQRVIRAAATTTLESTPLTAHGISDNAERFLSLSETMLELGYRPKDNSSDALDGA; encoded by the coding sequence ATGACCGAGATCGCCATTACGGGCGCATCGGGGCGGGTCGGCAGGCAATCCGTCGAGGCGTTCGACGAGGAGAACCTCACGCTGTTCTCCCACAGCGAGACCGAAGACCTGGACGCCGAGCCCCTCGAGATCGCGAACCGCGATGAGTTCGTCGGCGCCCTCGAGGGGCGGGACATCGACGTACTGATCCACCTCGCGGCGAACCCGGACCCGCGGGCCGAGTGGGACGAGGTCCGCGAGCCGAACGTCGACGGCGTCTACAACGCCTTCGAGGCCGCCGCCCAGAACGACCTCGAGCGGATCGTCTTCGCGAGTTCCAATCACGCGGTCAACATGGGCAACGTCGTCTCGCCGATCCGGCCCGAGTCGACGGTCGGCAAGCCCGACATCGTTCGGCCGGACGACGAGATGAACCCCGACACCTACTACGGCGTCACCAAGGTCTTCGGCGAGGCGATGGGCCACTACTACGCCAACCGCCACGGGCTGGACGTGGTCAACCTGCGGATCGGCTGGCTGCTCTCGGAAGACGAACTCGAGGAAGAGATCGCCGACCGCGACGCGGCGGGCGAGCGATACGCCCGCGCGATGTGGCTCAGTCCCGACGACTGTCAGCGGGTGATCCGCGCGGCCGCGACGACGACCCTCGAGTCGACGCCGCTGACCGCCCACGGCATCTCCGACAACGCCGAGCGGTTCCTCTCGCTGTCGGAGACGATGCTCGAGCTGGGGTATCGACCGAAGGATAACTCGTCCGACGCGCTCGACGGTGCCTAG
- a CDS encoding TRAM domain-containing protein encodes MSLFGKYLEGWRFRSSKPTFEPGDEISVFVAESDGTDGRAYVGDTRLTVEGAGPETVEKRVRVRVTEFDDSSATGRGEFLAVVGESSYTD; translated from the coding sequence ATGAGCCTCTTCGGCAAGTATCTCGAGGGCTGGCGGTTCCGCAGTTCCAAACCGACGTTCGAGCCCGGCGACGAGATCAGCGTCTTCGTCGCCGAGTCCGACGGGACCGACGGCCGCGCCTACGTCGGCGACACCCGCCTGACCGTCGAGGGCGCCGGGCCGGAGACCGTCGAGAAACGCGTCCGGGTCCGCGTGACCGAGTTCGACGACTCGTCGGCGACCGGCCGCGGCGAGTTCCTCGCGGTCGTCGGCGAGAGCTCCTACACCGACTGA
- a CDS encoding Na+/H+ antiporter NhaC family protein, whose protein sequence is MSGINDDSSGDPTDAFVEGTGDEEPRITFYGGRGMSALPIGVFIVWAIVQTALWRISDTGGLIVGMLLGLVLGMFFVRGDWASYANTIFEGMTQPVAVTAIVAWIWAGIFAQLLQDGGFVGGLVWLADLAGVGAALFPAATFVLAALFTTGIGTGYGAAVAFVTLFFPTGLLLGASPVLTFAAILSGAIFGDNLAPVSDTTIVSAVTQDSDIGGVVASRFKYVIIAAVLTFIGYVVAGQTMGGIETGAGAADLLAEASDPIGLVHLVSMGIVIGAAIAGRHIVEAISWGIVVAIVFNLVLGLASVGDIVTFSAPADAPLAEPLAGLPILEIVDDPDAVGVTGSVMEGAAGFFELSILVLLIIAAAQIMIRGGAFEAILDWSLENLATNVRNAELTMVASAALINAIITINTAAEVAIGPYISKIGERFNLNGYRRANILDGQTAALGYIFPWSGGVLAGYGAMEQLPGEYEWLDAGMLVTPIDVVPYVFQGWLLVTVFVVAAITGFGREYVTDRESEEVARV, encoded by the coding sequence ATGAGTGGGATTAATGATGATTCATCCGGCGATCCGACCGATGCGTTCGTCGAGGGAACGGGCGATGAAGAGCCGCGAATAACGTTTTACGGCGGTCGGGGGATGAGCGCGCTCCCGATCGGCGTGTTCATCGTCTGGGCCATCGTCCAGACGGCGCTGTGGCGCATCTCGGACACCGGTGGGCTGATCGTCGGGATGTTGCTGGGGCTCGTGCTGGGGATGTTCTTCGTTCGCGGCGACTGGGCGTCGTACGCCAACACGATCTTCGAGGGGATGACCCAGCCCGTCGCGGTGACGGCCATCGTGGCCTGGATCTGGGCCGGTATCTTCGCGCAGTTGTTACAGGACGGCGGCTTCGTCGGCGGCCTCGTCTGGCTCGCGGATCTGGCCGGCGTCGGCGCGGCGCTGTTCCCGGCCGCCACGTTCGTCCTCGCGGCGCTGTTCACGACGGGCATCGGGACGGGATACGGCGCGGCCGTCGCGTTCGTCACGCTGTTCTTCCCGACCGGGCTCCTGCTGGGGGCGAGTCCGGTCCTCACGTTCGCCGCGATCCTGTCGGGCGCGATCTTCGGCGACAACCTCGCGCCGGTCAGCGACACGACGATCGTCAGCGCCGTCACGCAGGACTCCGACATCGGCGGCGTCGTCGCCTCGCGGTTCAAGTACGTCATCATCGCCGCGGTGCTGACGTTCATCGGCTATGTCGTCGCCGGACAGACGATGGGCGGCATCGAGACCGGCGCGGGCGCCGCCGACCTCCTCGCCGAGGCCAGCGACCCGATCGGTCTCGTCCACCTCGTCTCCATGGGGATCGTGATCGGTGCGGCGATCGCCGGTCGACACATCGTCGAGGCGATCTCGTGGGGGATCGTCGTCGCGATCGTTTTCAACCTCGTCCTCGGGCTGGCGAGCGTCGGCGACATCGTCACGTTCTCCGCGCCGGCGGACGCGCCGCTGGCCGAACCGCTCGCGGGCCTGCCGATCCTGGAGATCGTCGACGATCCGGACGCGGTCGGCGTCACCGGCAGCGTCATGGAGGGCGCGGCCGGCTTCTTCGAACTCTCGATTCTGGTCTTGCTGATCATCGCGGCCGCCCAGATCATGATTCGGGGCGGCGCGTTCGAGGCGATCCTCGACTGGTCGCTCGAGAACCTCGCGACGAACGTCCGTAACGCCGAACTCACGATGGTCGCCTCGGCGGCGCTGATCAACGCCATCATCACGATCAACACGGCCGCCGAGGTCGCGATCGGGCCCTACATCTCGAAGATCGGCGAGCGGTTCAACCTGAACGGCTACCGGCGGGCGAACATCTTAGACGGCCAGACCGCCGCGCTGGGCTACATCTTCCCGTGGTCCGGCGGCGTCCTCGCCGGGTACGGAGCGATGGAGCAACTCCCCGGTGAGTACGAGTGGCTGGACGCGGGGATGCTCGTCACCCCCATCGACGTCGTTCCCTACGTCTTCCAGGGCTGGCTGCTGGTGACGGTGTTCGTCGTCGCGGCGATCACCGGCTTCGGCCGCGAGTACGTGACCGACCGCGAGAGCGAGGAGGTGGCTCGCGTATGA
- a CDS encoding TrkA family potassium uptake protein has translation MRFVIVGYGRVGSRTARIMTEEGHDVVVVDNDPDRIDRAESDGFETVQGDGADEATLVDAGIEDAVAIGAFTPDLNVNFAACMVGDHHGCRTVLRIDEDYRRDIYEKYAADVDEIIYPERLGAAGAKTAMLGGDFNVVADIASNLQLTVLEIDDDSPAVGKRMSELELPGGARIYAHGRERESLTIPLPGTELAAGDEVAVITETDHAEAVRERLLPASA, from the coding sequence ATGAGATTCGTCATCGTGGGATACGGACGAGTCGGGTCGCGAACCGCTCGGATCATGACCGAGGAGGGCCACGACGTCGTCGTGGTCGACAACGACCCCGATCGGATCGATCGGGCCGAGTCCGACGGGTTCGAGACGGTTCAGGGCGACGGGGCCGACGAAGCGACGCTCGTCGACGCGGGAATCGAGGACGCCGTCGCCATCGGCGCCTTCACCCCGGACCTGAACGTCAACTTCGCGGCCTGCATGGTCGGCGACCACCACGGCTGCCGGACCGTCCTCCGGATCGACGAGGACTACCGCCGGGACATCTACGAGAAGTACGCCGCGGACGTCGACGAGATCATCTACCCCGAGCGCCTCGGCGCCGCCGGGGCCAAGACGGCCATGCTCGGCGGCGACTTCAACGTCGTCGCCGACATCGCGTCGAACCTGCAACTGACCGTCCTCGAGATCGACGACGACTCGCCGGCGGTCGGCAAGCGAATGAGCGAACTCGAGTTACCCGGCGGCGCGCGGATCTACGCCCACGGCCGGGAGCGCGAGTCGCTGACGATTCCGCTGCCGGGGACCGAACTCGCCGCCGGCGACGAGGTCGCGGTCATCACGGAAACCGATCACGCCGAGGCGGTCCGGGAGCGGCTGTTGCCCGCCAGCGCCTGA
- a CDS encoding DNA methyltransferase, with product MADDEGGQHRQSRLFTDDDGDFDVERAREESLPVEDGEVIDTDRLADHQRYVEGRGIYDERNRVNDLTGKEWKYATKSVIAEGYPPALQHDLRSEHGGQKPPRLCAELIGRFSKAGDTVLDPFAGVGGTLLGASLCEHEGTGLREAIGFERNRRWVEIYETALERENEERRERGDPPLAEQDMRHGDCADLIEAVPDDSVDLLLTDVPYWHMDELEQTRNERATRESKLGAFDAAAVTDDAETDRDGGAEAEADGEEEGETGTKAEWLADMAAKFERFTDAVAPDGHLVVFIGDMYREQSYEFLSADLARAIESTAPVTLAATLIWYDPTKDLHVYGYPFSFVPSMVHQNVLVFRPETDG from the coding sequence ATGGCAGACGATGAGGGGGGTCAGCACCGTCAGAGCCGCCTGTTCACGGACGACGACGGCGATTTCGACGTCGAACGCGCCCGCGAGGAGTCGCTGCCGGTCGAGGACGGCGAGGTGATCGACACCGACCGACTGGCCGATCACCAGCGCTACGTCGAGGGACGGGGGATCTACGACGAGCGCAACCGGGTCAACGACCTCACCGGCAAGGAGTGGAAGTACGCGACGAAGTCCGTGATCGCCGAGGGCTACCCGCCGGCCCTCCAGCACGACCTGCGCAGCGAACACGGCGGCCAGAAACCCCCGCGACTGTGTGCCGAACTGATCGGCCGGTTCAGCAAGGCCGGCGACACCGTCCTCGATCCGTTCGCCGGCGTCGGCGGCACGCTGCTCGGCGCGAGCCTCTGTGAACACGAGGGCACCGGACTGCGCGAGGCCATCGGCTTCGAGCGGAACCGGCGGTGGGTCGAGATCTACGAGACGGCCCTCGAGCGCGAGAACGAGGAGCGACGCGAGCGCGGCGACCCGCCGCTGGCCGAGCAGGACATGCGCCACGGCGACTGCGCGGACCTGATCGAGGCGGTCCCGGACGACTCGGTCGATCTCCTGTTGACCGACGTTCCCTACTGGCACATGGACGAACTCGAGCAGACGCGCAACGAACGCGCGACCCGGGAGAGCAAACTGGGAGCCTTCGACGCGGCCGCCGTGACCGACGACGCCGAAACCGATCGGGACGGAGGAGCGGAGGCTGAAGCGGACGGGGAAGAGGAGGGGGAGACGGGAACCAAGGCCGAGTGGCTCGCCGACATGGCCGCGAAGTTCGAGCGCTTCACCGACGCGGTCGCGCCGGACGGTCATCTCGTCGTCTTCATCGGCGACATGTACCGCGAGCAGTCCTACGAGTTCCTCTCGGCCGATCTCGCGCGGGCGATCGAGTCGACCGCGCCGGTGACGCTCGCGGCGACTCTGATCTGGTACGACCCCACGAAGGACCTCCACGTCTACGGCTATCCGTTCTCGTTCGTCCCGTCGATGGTCCACCAGAACGTCCTCGTCTTCCGGCCCGAAACCGACGGCTAG